Genomic DNA from Pelosinus sp. UFO1:
TACTTGCCGTTATTTTACGATGCATTAAATTAGCTAACATTGCTAATTTTTTCACAGCGTCTTGCCTTTTAGTTACAATTTTACTTGCCGTTACTGCCAATTGATCATCCCATGCATCTAGCATATCTGGTTTTTCTTTGTTTTCTCTAATCTTTTTCAGCAAATTATTCCTTTGAGTAACAATACGATTGTACTTTAATAATTGCTGATAATAAGTAGGGTTTGCTTGTGATATTTCTATATCTAAAAAGCGCCTGCGCATAGCAGGCATACCTTTTATAAGCATTAAATCTTCGGGTGAAAATAATACTACATTTAGTAAGCCAATCAATTCCCGTGGTTTAATTCCATAATGATTTGAGATTATTTCTTTTTTTTGATGATTACTTAATTTAATAACCAAGCTATTTTCAATATTCATCCGGGAAAATAAAATAGTGATACTTCCATTTTCTTGCTGCCAGCGAATTAGTTCTGCATCTACATTTGTGCGATGAGAACGTCCCATAGCTCCATAATAAATTGATTCTAGAATATTGGTTTTACCCTGAGCATTTTGACCAATAAAGATATTAATTCCTTGGGTAAAATCTAACGAAAGATCAACATAATTTCGATAATTTCGTAATACTATTTTATTTACTTTCATGGTAACACCTTTTATTCAGCCGTTACTTTCCATATTCCGATTTCTTTGATTTCTACAATATCACCAGGCTGCAATTTCTTACGACGTTCGCTAATTTGTACGTCATTAACAAAAACTAATCCATCTTCAATAAATAATTTAACTTGTCCACCACTTTCAACAATACCAGCCCATTTTAGAAATTGATCTAATTGAATCGTAGTTGTTGTTATCCCTATTTCATCCATTAATTCGTCCTCACAGGTGTAATAATATAATTATAGGTTTCATCATCAATCGGCTTAACACTAGCCGGGCTAAGAGGCGTATTTAGTGAAAAAATTAGTTTTTCACTATTAATATTTTTCAAAATATCGGTAACATATTTGGCATTAAATGCAATTTCTACTTCATTACCTTGCATAATTGTTGAAACTGTCTCACATGCCTTACCAATATCGGGATTATTAGATGTAATAATAACACAATCATTTTTAAAAGCCAATTTAATAATATTATAATCTCCATCTCTAGCTAATAAGGAGACACGTTCTACTGCATCCATAAAGGAATGAGTGTCAATGGTGATGCTTGTAGCAAAATTAGCAGGAATGACCTTATTATAATCGGGAAATTGTCCCTCAATTAACCGAGAAATAATATATACATTATCAAAGCCAAAAGAAACTTGGTTTTTCTGATAATAAATAGTTACATCCATAGGAATATCTGAAATCATAATACGTGCTAATTCATTTAAAATTTTAGCAGGAATAATCATTTTAACATTATCTGTATTATGACCAATATGGTCTTTTTTTATTGCCAATCGATGAGTATTTGTCGCAACCATATTAATTTCATGTTGATTTATTTCTAATAAGGCACCTGTAAAGATAGGACGAGACTCGTCATTTGCACAGGCAAACACTGTTTTTTTGATAAGTTCTCTTAAAATATTATCTTTGACAGTTATAATCGTGTCACT
This window encodes:
- the dnaN gene encoding DNA polymerase III subunit beta is translated as MKISCTKDQLNHAVQTVQKAIATKTPMPILTGIYLTAFDNKIELQATNYEIGISCTIDAIVEEPGNIVISGRYFQELVRKLPGDTIEIASNLEDRTIQITSNQAQFNLLSLPAEEFPVLKKPTSDTIITVKDNILRELIKKTVFACANDESRPIFTGALLEINQHEINMVATNTHRLAIKKDHIGHNTDNVKMIIPAKILNELARIMISDIPMDVTIYYQKNQVSFGFDNVYIISRLIEGQFPDYNKVIPANFATSITIDTHSFMDAVERVSLLARDGDYNIIKLAFKNDCVIITSNNPDIGKACETVSTIMQGNEVEIAFNAKYVTDILKNINSEKLIFSLNTPLSPASVKPIDDETYNYIITPVRTN
- a CDS encoding RNA-binding S4 domain-containing protein, with amino-acid sequence MDEIGITTTTIQLDQFLKWAGIVESGGQVKLFIEDGLVFVNDVQISERRKKLQPGDIVEIKEIGIWKVTAE
- the recF gene encoding DNA replication/repair protein RecF; this translates as MKVNKIVLRNYRNYVDLSLDFTQGINIFIGQNAQGKTNILESIYYGAMGRSHRTNVDAELIRWQQENGSITILFSRMNIENSLVIKLSNHQKKEIISNHYGIKPRELIGLLNVVLFSPEDLMLIKGMPAMRRRFLDIEISQANPTYYQQLLKYNRIVTQRNNLLKKIRENKEKPDMLDAWDDQLAVTASKIVTKRQDAVKKLAMLANLMHRKITASKENLTLVYQKHEIQETEMEKLKIEYKNKLLQFRQNDIWRGSTSIGPHKDDLILTVNGINLRTFGSQGQQRTGVLSLKLAELEFIKSETGEYPILLLDDVMSELDASRREHLLAFIKDRVQTIITATEEKYFPNWEFGKYYHVANGTIVE